A window of Saccopteryx leptura isolate mSacLep1 chromosome 5, mSacLep1_pri_phased_curated, whole genome shotgun sequence contains these coding sequences:
- the LOC136406136 gene encoding WAP four-disulfide core domain protein 2-like — MTASRHGLLVASLVLGLLVLGFSLVTGSEAEKTGVCPELEEDLNCTQECRSDGECADNLKCCRAGCATVCLMPNEKQGSCPQVDMPLTPLGLCRNQCQVDSECSGHMKCCRNGCGKVSCVTPVF, encoded by the exons ATGACTGCCAGCCGCCACGGTCTGCTCGTCGCCTCCCTTGTCCTGGGCCTGCTGGTGCTTGGCTTCTCCCTGGTCacag gcAGCGAAGCAGAGAAAACGGGCGTGTGCCCCGAGCTAGAGGAGGATCTGAACTGTACGCAGGAGTGCCGCTCGGATGGAGAATGCGCCGACAACCTCAAGTGCTGCCGGGCGGGCTGCGCCACCGTCTGCCTGATGCCCAATG AAAAGCAGGGCTCCTGCCCTCAGGTGGACATGCCCTTGACCCCGCTCGGCCTCTGCCGGAACCAGTGCCAGGTGGACAGCGAGTGTTCCGGCCACATGAAATGCTGCCGCAATGGTTGCGGGAAGGTGTCCTGCGTCACCCCTGTCTTTTGA
- the PIGT gene encoding GPI transamidase component PIG-T isoform X1, giving the protein MAAAVPLCLVVLLLLGPGSWGYTEPPRDSLREELVITPLPSGDVAATFQFRTRWDSDLQQEEVSHYRLFPKALGQLISKYSLRELHLSLTQGFWRTRYWGPPFLQAPSGAELWVWFQDTVTDVDESWKELSNVLSGIFCASLNFIDSTNTVTPTASFKPLGLANGTDHFFLRYAVLPREVVCTENLTPWKKLLPCSSKAGLSMLLKADRLFHTSYHSQAVHIRPVCRNAVCTSVSWELRQTLSVVFDAFVTGQGKKDWSLFRMFSRTLTEPCPLASESRVYVDITSYRQDNETLEVNPPPLTTYQDIILGTRKTYAVYDLLDTAVVNSSRNLNLQLKWKKPPENEAPPVPFLHAQRYVSGYGLQAGEISTLLHNTHPYRAFPVLLLDTVPWYLRLYVHTLSITSKGKENKPSYIHYQPAQDRLQPHLLEMLIQLPANSVTKVSIQFERALLKWTEYTPDPNHGFYVSPSILSALVPSLVAAKPVDWEESPLFNSLFPVSDGSSYFVRLYTEPLLVSLPTPDFSMPYNVICLTCTVVAVCYGSFYNLLTRTFYIEEPKTGGLVKKLANLIRRARGVPPL; this is encoded by the exons ATGGCGGCGGCAGTGCCGCTCTGCCTGGTTGTGCTGCTGCTTCTGGGGCCGGGCAGCTGGGGCTATACAGAACCCCCACGCGACAGCCTGCGGGAGGAGCTCGTCATCACCCCGCTACCTTCTGGAGATGTAGCCGCCACATTCCAGTTCCGCACGCGCTGGGATTCGGACCTGCAGCAGGAAGAAG TTTCTCATTATAGGCTCTTCCCCAAAGCCCTGGGGCAGTTGATCTCCAAGTATTCTCTCAGGGAGCTGCACCTGTCACTCACACAAGGCTTTTGGAGGACTCGGTACTGGGGGCCACCCTTCCTGCAGGCCCCATCAGGTGCAGAGCTCTGGGTCTGGTTCCAAGACACCGTCACTGA TGTGGATGAATCTTGGAAGGAGCTCAGTAATGTCCTCTCAGGGATCTTCTGCGCCTCTCTCAACTTCATCGACTCCACGAACACGGTCACTCCCACGGCCTCCTTCAAACCCCTGGGGCTGGCCAACG GCACTGACCACTTTTTCCTGCGCTATGCTGTGCTGCCACGGGAGGTTGTCTGCACTGAGAACCTCACCCCGTGGAAGAAGCTCTTACCCTGCAGTTCCAAG GCAGGCCTCTCTATGCTGCTGAAGGCTGACCGCTTGTTTCACACTAGCTACCACTCCCAAGCAGTGCATATCCGCCCTGTTTGCAGA AATGCTGTCTGTACCAGCGTCTCCTGGGAGCTGAGGCAGACCCTTTCCGTTGTGTTCGATGCCTTCGTCACAGGGCAGGGAAAGAAAG ACTGGTCCCTCTTCCGGATGTTCTCCCGAACCCTCACGGAGCCCTGCCCCCTGGCTTCAGAGAGCCGAGTCTATGTGGACATCACCAGCTACCGCCAG GACAATGAGACATTGGAGGTGAACCCGCCCCCGCTCACCACGTACCAGGACATCATTCTGGGCACCCGGAAGACCTATGCCGTCTACGACTTGCTCGACACGGCTGTGGTAAACAGCTCCCGCAACCTCAACCTCCAGCTCAAGTGGAAGAAACCCCCGGAGAACG AGGCCCCGCCGGTGCCCTTCCTGCACGCGCAGCGGTACGTGAGCGGCTACGGGCTGCAGGCCGGGGAGATCAGCACGCTGCTCCACAACACCCACCCGTACCGGGCCTTCCCCGTGCTGCTCCTGGACACCGTGCCCTGGTACCTGCGGCTGTACGTGCACACCCTCTCCATCACCTCCAAGGGCAAGGAGAACAAACCGA GTTACATCCACTACCAGCCTGCCCAGGACCGGCTGCAGCCCCACCTCCTGGAGATGCTGATTCAGCTGCCAGCCAACTCTGTCACCAAGGTCTCCATCCAGTTTGAGCGGGCGCTGCTCAAGTGGACCGAGTACACCCCGGACCCCAACCACGGCTTTTATGTCAG CCCGTCAATCCTCAGTGCCCTCGTGCCCAGCCTGGTGGCCGCCAAACCCGTGGACTGGGAGGAGAGTCCCCTCTTCAACAGCCT GTTCCCGGTCTCCGATGGTTCTAGCTACTTTGTGCGGCTCTACACCGAGCCGCTGCTGGTGAGCCTGCCGACGCCGGACTTCAGCATGCCCTACAATGTCATCTGCCTGACGTGCACGGTGGTGGCCGTGTGCTATGGCTCCTTCTACAATCTCCTCACCCGCACCTTCTACATTGAGGAGCCCAAGACCGGTGGCCTGGTCAAGAAGCTGGCCAACCTCATCCGGCGTGCCCGTGGTGTGCCCCCGCTCTGA
- the PIGT gene encoding GPI transamidase component PIG-T isoform X2, with the protein MAAAVPLCLVVLLLLGPGSWGYTEPPRDSLREELVITPLPSGDVAATFQFRTRWDSDLQQEEVSHYRLFPKALGQLISKYSLRELHLSLTQGFWRTRYWGPPFLQAPSGAELWVWFQDTVTDVDESWKELSNVLSGIFCASLNFIDSTNTVTPTASFKPLGLANGTDHFFLRYAVLPREVVCTENLTPWKKLLPCSSKAGLSMLLKADRLFHTSYHSQAVHIRPVCRNAVCTSVSWELRQTLSVVFDAFVTGQGKKDWSLFRMFSRTLTEPCPLASESRVYVDITSYRQDNETLEVNPPPLTTYQDIILGTRKTYAVYDLLDTAVVNSSRNLNLQLKWKKPPENGYIHYQPAQDRLQPHLLEMLIQLPANSVTKVSIQFERALLKWTEYTPDPNHGFYVSPSILSALVPSLVAAKPVDWEESPLFNSLFPVSDGSSYFVRLYTEPLLVSLPTPDFSMPYNVICLTCTVVAVCYGSFYNLLTRTFYIEEPKTGGLVKKLANLIRRARGVPPL; encoded by the exons ATGGCGGCGGCAGTGCCGCTCTGCCTGGTTGTGCTGCTGCTTCTGGGGCCGGGCAGCTGGGGCTATACAGAACCCCCACGCGACAGCCTGCGGGAGGAGCTCGTCATCACCCCGCTACCTTCTGGAGATGTAGCCGCCACATTCCAGTTCCGCACGCGCTGGGATTCGGACCTGCAGCAGGAAGAAG TTTCTCATTATAGGCTCTTCCCCAAAGCCCTGGGGCAGTTGATCTCCAAGTATTCTCTCAGGGAGCTGCACCTGTCACTCACACAAGGCTTTTGGAGGACTCGGTACTGGGGGCCACCCTTCCTGCAGGCCCCATCAGGTGCAGAGCTCTGGGTCTGGTTCCAAGACACCGTCACTGA TGTGGATGAATCTTGGAAGGAGCTCAGTAATGTCCTCTCAGGGATCTTCTGCGCCTCTCTCAACTTCATCGACTCCACGAACACGGTCACTCCCACGGCCTCCTTCAAACCCCTGGGGCTGGCCAACG GCACTGACCACTTTTTCCTGCGCTATGCTGTGCTGCCACGGGAGGTTGTCTGCACTGAGAACCTCACCCCGTGGAAGAAGCTCTTACCCTGCAGTTCCAAG GCAGGCCTCTCTATGCTGCTGAAGGCTGACCGCTTGTTTCACACTAGCTACCACTCCCAAGCAGTGCATATCCGCCCTGTTTGCAGA AATGCTGTCTGTACCAGCGTCTCCTGGGAGCTGAGGCAGACCCTTTCCGTTGTGTTCGATGCCTTCGTCACAGGGCAGGGAAAGAAAG ACTGGTCCCTCTTCCGGATGTTCTCCCGAACCCTCACGGAGCCCTGCCCCCTGGCTTCAGAGAGCCGAGTCTATGTGGACATCACCAGCTACCGCCAG GACAATGAGACATTGGAGGTGAACCCGCCCCCGCTCACCACGTACCAGGACATCATTCTGGGCACCCGGAAGACCTATGCCGTCTACGACTTGCTCGACACGGCTGTGGTAAACAGCTCCCGCAACCTCAACCTCCAGCTCAAGTGGAAGAAACCCCCGGAGAACG GTTACATCCACTACCAGCCTGCCCAGGACCGGCTGCAGCCCCACCTCCTGGAGATGCTGATTCAGCTGCCAGCCAACTCTGTCACCAAGGTCTCCATCCAGTTTGAGCGGGCGCTGCTCAAGTGGACCGAGTACACCCCGGACCCCAACCACGGCTTTTATGTCAG CCCGTCAATCCTCAGTGCCCTCGTGCCCAGCCTGGTGGCCGCCAAACCCGTGGACTGGGAGGAGAGTCCCCTCTTCAACAGCCT GTTCCCGGTCTCCGATGGTTCTAGCTACTTTGTGCGGCTCTACACCGAGCCGCTGCTGGTGAGCCTGCCGACGCCGGACTTCAGCATGCCCTACAATGTCATCTGCCTGACGTGCACGGTGGTGGCCGTGTGCTATGGCTCCTTCTACAATCTCCTCACCCGCACCTTCTACATTGAGGAGCCCAAGACCGGTGGCCTGGTCAAGAAGCTGGCCAACCTCATCCGGCGTGCCCGTGGTGTGCCCCCGCTCTGA